One part of the Mariniblastus fucicola genome encodes these proteins:
- a CDS encoding alpha/beta hydrolase, producing the protein MNWRRIRKWTSIVAASGFVALIVAAWFVGGALVAPANRTVGLAPADFPASSVQFDSDSGTTLSGWHLPLSESNATVILLHPIRGDRRSMLSRARLFRKHGYSTLLIDLQAHGESEGRNITCGFLEQHDVLAAVDFVRDDSPDEKVAIVGWSLGGASTLLANPDVDAIVLESVYPTVTEAIHNRIQMRLGFLHHVVAPLLLVQLNPRLGVSPKQLCPIDRVASLDCPVLIASGDRDEHTTIQETRCMFDVASSPKELVIFEGAEHTDLLVYDAAKYENQIVGFVSEALGERSDD; encoded by the coding sequence ATGAATTGGCGTCGCATCAGGAAGTGGACTTCAATTGTTGCTGCCAGCGGGTTTGTTGCGCTAATTGTTGCGGCCTGGTTTGTCGGCGGCGCTTTGGTAGCACCGGCAAATAGAACCGTTGGCTTGGCTCCCGCAGACTTTCCGGCGTCGTCAGTTCAGTTCGATTCTGATTCAGGAACAACATTGTCTGGTTGGCACCTGCCGTTGTCTGAGTCAAACGCGACCGTCATTCTGTTGCACCCGATACGTGGTGACCGGCGCTCGATGCTTTCGCGCGCAAGGCTGTTTCGCAAGCATGGATACTCAACGCTGCTGATTGACTTGCAGGCGCACGGAGAATCAGAAGGCCGAAACATTACCTGCGGGTTTCTTGAACAGCACGATGTACTCGCGGCAGTTGACTTTGTTCGTGACGACAGCCCGGATGAAAAAGTCGCGATCGTTGGTTGGTCGCTGGGCGGAGCGTCCACTTTGCTTGCCAATCCTGATGTGGATGCAATCGTTTTGGAATCCGTTTATCCGACGGTCACAGAGGCCATTCACAATCGGATTCAGATGCGGTTGGGATTCCTGCATCACGTCGTGGCACCACTCCTGCTGGTTCAGCTGAATCCTCGCTTAGGGGTGTCACCAAAACAACTTTGTCCGATTGATCGAGTCGCTTCCCTCGATTGTCCGGTACTAATCGCGTCGGGAGATCGCGATGAACACACGACGATTCAGGAAACGCGATGTATGTTTGATGTCGCCTCGTCTCCAAAGGAACTGGTTATATTTGAAGGTGCGGAACATACTGACCTGCTTGTTTACGACGCTGCGAAGTACGAAAATCAGATCGTCGGATTTGTGAGCGAAGCACTGGGTGAGCGGTCCGACGACTAA
- a CDS encoding MCE family protein, translated as MDENVQKLRVGIYTIIVLLILAILIFLNGEGWNSNYSVFLKPVSAPGVRVGTPVRKNGILIGRVDDVRTENDHVVLRLAIRESERIYGNETISIGAESVLGDAGLEVLPLRQDLRGELVSHNSLVERYEVKPNPMELIQAALELEDDISMTLASIRETSETIGSAGTGIETLTSQVNAILTDDDSDIKKMVADIRQLSMKAEVAVDSVNGIFEQINATIQDPDFQEDMDEFVKTLPAIFKEVRVGISDFRKIINGFAGVGDKVNENLDNVTRFTDSLGETGPEVVEQINGGVKDIRALIEKAKGLEETIATIQETFGNKDGTVGQLFNNREAYDEALAAIRNVKEVTEEVKRVSTKLEPLMNDARHLVDKVARDPGGVIRGAMQRKPVGAGYKGTPGSRSLFR; from the coding sequence ATGGATGAGAACGTTCAAAAACTGAGAGTCGGAATCTACACGATCATCGTGTTGTTGATTCTGGCGATTTTGATTTTCCTCAATGGCGAAGGTTGGAACAGCAACTACAGCGTGTTCCTGAAACCTGTCTCCGCTCCGGGAGTTCGCGTTGGGACTCCGGTGCGCAAGAACGGGATCCTGATCGGTCGCGTTGACGACGTCAGAACCGAAAACGACCACGTCGTGTTGCGACTTGCGATCCGCGAAAGCGAGCGAATCTATGGCAACGAAACGATTTCGATCGGTGCCGAATCGGTGCTAGGTGACGCGGGCCTGGAAGTTTTGCCGCTGCGTCAGGATTTGCGAGGCGAGCTGGTTTCCCACAATTCCCTGGTCGAACGGTATGAGGTAAAGCCGAATCCGATGGAGCTGATCCAGGCGGCTTTGGAGCTTGAAGACGATATCTCGATGACGCTGGCCTCGATTCGCGAAACCAGTGAAACGATCGGCAGCGCGGGAACCGGAATTGAAACTTTGACTTCTCAAGTTAACGCAATTTTGACTGATGACGACAGTGACATCAAAAAGATGGTTGCCGACATTCGCCAGTTGAGCATGAAGGCGGAGGTCGCTGTTGACAGTGTGAACGGCATCTTCGAGCAGATCAATGCGACTATTCAGGACCCTGACTTTCAGGAAGACATGGACGAATTCGTAAAGACATTGCCAGCGATCTTCAAGGAAGTCCGCGTGGGTATATCCGACTTCCGCAAGATCATCAATGGCTTTGCGGGCGTGGGCGACAAGGTCAACGAGAACCTCGACAATGTCACTCGATTCACCGACAGCCTTGGCGAGACCGGGCCGGAAGTGGTTGAGCAAATCAACGGCGGGGTGAAGGATATCCGCGCTTTGATCGAGAAAGCCAAAGGGCTCGAAGAAACGATCGCGACCATTCAGGAGACCTTCGGCAACAAGGACGGTACCGTGGGGCAACTGTTCAACAACCGGGAGGCATACGACGAAGCACTTGCCGCGATTCGCAATGTCAAGGAAGTTACCGAGGAGGTCAAACGCGTCAGTACGAAGCTGGAACCGCTCATGAACGACGCTCGTCACCTTGTAGATAAAGTTGCCCGAGATCCCGGTGGCGTGATCCGTGGAGCGATGCAGCGCAAACCTGTTGGCGCGGGCTATAAAGGTACTCCCGGCTCCAGATCACTATTTCGGTAG
- a CDS encoding ABC transporter ATP-binding protein, which yields MIDQFMEANDPLVRVENLTVRFGRQTVLRNINLSIPAGQTVVLIGESGCGKTVLMKSIIGLINPTQGRVFFDDEEIQTLNDSQLSRLRLRFGFVFQHAALFDSMTIGQNVAFPLMQHGNFTSQQIHDMVLSRLSEVGLPDSVVYKKPAELSGGMQKRVGLARALIMNPELIMYDEPTTGLDPIMSDVINELIMRTRRRNPVTSIVVTHDMNTAKKIPDRVIMLLPATRLEPDENQIIFDGSVPELEHCRDRRVQQFINGEAGERLMELRTAQHSV from the coding sequence GTGATCGATCAATTTATGGAAGCCAACGATCCACTGGTTCGTGTCGAAAACCTCACCGTCAGATTTGGTCGCCAGACCGTTCTGAGAAACATCAATCTTTCCATTCCGGCCGGACAAACCGTTGTTCTGATTGGCGAAAGCGGGTGCGGAAAAACGGTCCTGATGAAGTCGATCATCGGCTTGATCAATCCAACCCAAGGCCGTGTCTTCTTCGACGATGAGGAGATACAAACGCTCAACGACAGCCAGCTCAGTCGACTCCGTTTGCGATTTGGATTCGTTTTTCAGCACGCTGCGCTGTTTGACAGCATGACGATCGGGCAAAACGTGGCTTTTCCACTAATGCAGCACGGCAACTTCACCTCACAGCAGATTCACGACATGGTCCTGTCGCGATTGTCGGAAGTCGGGCTACCGGATTCTGTCGTGTACAAAAAACCGGCCGAGCTTTCTGGTGGAATGCAGAAGCGTGTTGGGCTGGCCCGGGCGTTGATTATGAACCCGGAACTGATCATGTATGACGAACCGACCACGGGGCTCGATCCGATCATGAGCGACGTGATCAACGAGCTGATTATGCGCACCCGTCGCCGAAATCCGGTGACCAGCATTGTTGTGACTCACGATATGAATACGGCGAAGAAGATTCCTGATCGCGTCATCATGTTGCTGCCAGCGACACGACTTGAGCCAGACGAAAACCAGATCATTTTTGACGGATCGGTGCCCGAGTTGGAGCACTGTCGCGATCGGCGTGTCCAGCAGTTTATCAATGGCGAGGCCGGCGAACGACTGATGGAATTGCGAACCGCACAGCATTCCGTTTGA
- a CDS encoding MlaE family ABC transporter permease — protein MVNGLISLGDFALFSLRTLRWMFSRLPRRGTIWPNFYEVGVKSLPVVALTGTFIGMVLAVQSYFQFRQIGLETRLGGVINMTLLRELGPVLAATMLAGRVGSAMAAELGTMRVTQQIDALSAMGVNPVHYLVVPRFMACLFLIPTLTVMADFMGVAGGHFYCVNILGIDIHHYWHNSAKFVTNFDLFVGLFKSIFFGSAIAMVSCYQGFNCTDGAEGVGSASTSSFVYSFVAILVLDLFLGIGLDSIYFTLYPEGASLL, from the coding sequence ATGGTCAATGGCTTGATTTCGCTCGGCGACTTTGCGCTGTTCTCGCTCCGCACTCTGCGCTGGATGTTCTCACGTCTGCCACGTCGCGGCACTATTTGGCCAAACTTCTATGAGGTCGGAGTCAAATCGCTTCCGGTCGTTGCCCTGACAGGAACTTTCATCGGGATGGTGCTGGCCGTCCAAAGCTATTTCCAGTTTCGACAGATCGGGCTGGAAACAAGACTTGGCGGAGTCATCAATATGACGCTGCTTCGCGAACTCGGACCGGTACTCGCGGCCACGATGCTGGCAGGACGAGTCGGCAGTGCGATGGCGGCGGAGCTAGGAACGATGCGAGTCACTCAACAGATTGATGCACTTTCGGCGATGGGCGTGAATCCGGTGCACTACCTTGTTGTCCCACGATTCATGGCTTGCCTGTTTCTGATTCCGACACTGACGGTGATGGCGGACTTCATGGGCGTTGCCGGCGGTCACTTCTATTGCGTGAACATCCTCGGAATCGACATTCATCACTATTGGCACAACAGCGCCAAATTTGTTACCAACTTCGACCTGTTTGTCGGGTTGTTCAAAAGTATCTTCTTCGGTTCGGCGATCGCGATGGTCAGTTGTTACCAGGGGTTCAACTGTACTGACGGAGCAGAAGGAGTTGGATCGGCATCGACCAGTTCTTTTGTGTATTCATTCGTTGCCATTTTGGTGCTGGACCTGTTCCTCGGAATCGGCCTGGATTCGATCTACTTTACGCTCTATCCGGAAGGAGCCAGTTTGCTGTGA